One Tunturibacter gelidoferens genomic region harbors:
- a CDS encoding IS3 family transposase (programmed frameshift), translating to MRKRRFTVEQMIGVLKQAQVGVPVAEVIRKAGISEQTYYRWKAKYAGLEVDEVRKMAQLQEENLRLKQLVAELTLDKTMLQDVLFKKMVKPSRRGPMVERLVGSYLVSERHACRVLRVPRATYRYRSCLDPRTELRMRIREIAQARVRYGYRKIRVLLNREGWDVGKYLVYRLYKEEGLTLKRMKPAGKRKASRTREDRIKPTAPNEAWSMDFVMDQLQDGTRFRALTIVDVHTREAVAIQVGQSLKGDDVVRTLNQLKLDRGVPKVLFCDNGSEFTSQAMDLWAYRNSAKIDFSRPGKPTDNAFVESFNGTLRSECLNIHWFLDLKEARHLIEAWRQEYNESRPHASLDDRTPSEFASQIAASRDLAGT from the exons ATGAGGAAGAGACGGTTCACGGTAGAGCAGATGATTGGTGTGCTGAAGCAGGCGCAAGTAGGCGTTCCTGTCGCGGAGGTGATCCGCAAGGCGGGGATTAGCGAGCAGACGTACTACCGGTGGAAGGCGAAGTACGCTGGCCTAGAGGTGGACGAAGTTCGCAAGATGGCTCAGTTACAAGAAGAGAACCTGCGTTTGAAGCAGCTTGTTGCAGAGCTAACGCTGGACAAGACGATGCTGCAGGATGTGCTCT TCAAAAAAATGGTGAAGCCTTCGCGGCGTGGGCCGATGGTGGAGCGGCTGGTTGGAAGCTACCTGGTAAGCGAACGGCATGCCTGTCGTGTTCTACGCGTCCCTCGAGCGACCTACCGCTACCGAAGCTGTCTCGATCCACGGACTGAACTGCGGATGAGGATCCGCGAGATCGCTCAGGCAAGAGTGCGTTATGGATACCGCAAGATCCGCGTGCTGTTGAACCGCGAAGGCTGGGATGTGGGCAAGTACTTGGTGTACCGGCTGTACAAGGAAGAAGGACTGACGCTGAAGAGGATGAAGCCTGCCGGGAAGCGGAAGGCATCTCGAACTCGTGAGGATCGGATCAAGCCTACGGCTCCGAACGAAGCCTGGAGTATGGACTTCGTGATGGATCAGCTGCAGGATGGAACGCGGTTCCGCGCCTTGACGATCGTGGATGTGCATACGAGAGAAGCTGTAGCGATTCAAGTAGGACAGAGCCTGAAAGGAGACGATGTTGTGCGGACACTGAACCAGTTGAAGCTAGACCGTGGCGTGCCGAAGGTGCTGTTCTGTGACAACGGCAGCGAGTTCACCAGTCAGGCGATGGATCTATGGGCTTATCGCAACAGCGCTAAGATCGACTTCTCCAGACCAGGCAAGCCAACAGACAACGCCTTCGTTGAAAGCTTCAACGGAACCCTGCGAAGTGAATGTCTGAATATCCACTGGTTCCTCGATTTGAAGGAGGCAAGACACCTGATCGAAGCATGGCGGCAGGAATATAATGAGAGTCGTCCTCACGCATCTCTCGATGACAGGACGCCGAGCGAGTTCGCCAGCCAGATCGCGGCTAGCCGCGATCTGGCTGGAACCTAA
- a CDS encoding DUF7009 family protein has translation MKIRIQGNSLRIRVGRSELAHFLHEGRIEDTIRFTPAPEARLTYALEVSPGATQTRVRYSPQEVAVILAPRQVVQWSLETEVGVYTQVPIGAGASLEVIVEKDFACLDRSDEGNKDTFANPLAGTDCQVG, from the coding sequence ATGAAAATACGCATTCAAGGAAATTCACTGCGAATACGCGTTGGGCGCTCGGAATTAGCGCACTTTCTTCATGAAGGCCGCATTGAAGATACGATCCGATTTACCCCGGCGCCAGAGGCTAGACTCACCTATGCGTTGGAAGTCTCGCCTGGCGCCACGCAAACCCGAGTACGGTATTCGCCACAGGAAGTTGCGGTCATTCTCGCTCCCAGACAAGTGGTCCAATGGAGTCTGGAAACGGAAGTGGGTGTCTATACACAAGTCCCCATCGGAGCTGGAGCTTCACTGGAAGTGATTGTCGAAAAAGACTTCGCCTGTCTCGATCGCAGCGACGAGGGCAACAAGGATACTTTCGCCAATCCGCTTGCTGGCACAGACTGCCAGGTAGGGTGA
- the fdhD gene encoding formate dehydrogenase accessory sulfurtransferase FdhD: protein MDTFTPITGPVSERDTSRAVVDTSVERVTGLAFRQTEEFLAVEEPLEVQLAYSPADNRAMKSISVTMRTPGHDFELAAGFLMTEGVVRDANDIDGIIYAAEKTAPIPNETQDRSSALPYQPRKNVVRVELAPDVKVSLANLERNFYTTSSCGICGKASLLALQTVCPARVKNTFSINAQLLYTLPSRLREAQSVFDRTGGLHGAGLFDATGQLLGLREDVGRHNAVDKLLGSEFLADRTPLRNSLLLLSGRASFELLQKALMGGVSMVAAVGAPSSLAVQVAREFDIILVGFLRNDHFNIYHGADHIQRRRSDRGDLRA, encoded by the coding sequence ATGGATACGTTTACTCCTATTACCGGTCCGGTTTCGGAGAGGGACACCAGCCGTGCCGTCGTCGACACATCGGTCGAGAGGGTAACGGGACTAGCCTTCCGCCAAACCGAAGAGTTTCTTGCAGTGGAAGAACCCCTTGAAGTTCAGCTAGCCTATAGTCCGGCTGACAACCGAGCAATGAAGTCCATCTCAGTTACGATGCGAACTCCCGGCCACGATTTCGAGCTTGCCGCCGGCTTCCTGATGACTGAAGGCGTGGTTCGCGACGCCAATGACATCGACGGGATTATCTATGCGGCGGAGAAGACTGCGCCTATACCCAACGAAACACAAGACCGTTCCTCTGCTTTGCCCTATCAACCCCGAAAGAATGTCGTCCGCGTGGAGCTAGCGCCTGATGTGAAAGTAAGTCTCGCAAATCTGGAGCGGAACTTTTATACAACCTCAAGTTGCGGCATTTGCGGAAAGGCGTCGCTGCTGGCTCTGCAAACAGTCTGCCCGGCGAGAGTAAAAAACACATTCTCGATCAATGCGCAGCTTCTCTATACGCTACCCTCTCGTTTACGGGAGGCACAGAGCGTCTTCGATCGCACTGGGGGCCTTCATGGAGCCGGGCTGTTCGACGCCACGGGCCAACTCCTCGGCTTACGCGAGGATGTGGGCCGTCATAACGCCGTCGATAAGCTTCTTGGCTCGGAATTCCTGGCGGATCGTACGCCTTTGCGTAATTCGTTGCTTCTGTTATCTGGACGAGCGAGCTTTGAGCTACTGCAGAAGGCTTTGATGGGTGGCGTCTCGATGGTCGCCGCAGTGGGAGCGCCGTCGAGCCTTGCTGTCCAGGTAGCACGAGAATTTGACATTATCCTGGTTGGCTTCCTGCGTAACGATCACTTCAACATTTACCACGGAGCTGATCACATCCAGCGGAGAAGATCGGACAGAGGGGACTTACGGGCATGA